In Haloarcula rubripromontorii, the sequence ACTCAAGGTGAAGCAGGGCTCGGAGGCGCTGTGTACCGACATCCGGGTCGTCGACGAGGACGGCAACGACGTGCCACGCGACGGGGCGACCATCGGTGAGATCGTGGTGCAGGGCAATCAGGTGATGGACCGCTATCTCAACAAGCCCGAAATCACCGAGGAGGCCTTCAACGACCGCATCGAGGGGTACTTCCACACCGGCGACCTCGCGACGTGGGACGACGACGGGATGATACAGATCATGGACCGCCGGAAGGACATCATCATCTCCGGGGGCGAGAACATCTCCTCGATAGAACTGGAAGACGAACTGTACGACCACCCCGATGTCCTGAAAGCCGCAGTCATTCCGGCTCCAAGCGAGGACTGGGGCGAAACGCCGATGGCAATTGTCGTCCCGACAGCCGACAGTGATGCGACCGAACAGGATGTTCTGGATTTCCTCAGAGAACGCGTCGCGAGCTACAAGGTCCCATCAGGCATCGACTTCCGGGACTCGCTCCCCGAAACGGCGACCGGAAAAATCCAGAAATACGAGCTCCGCGAGGAGTACTGGCAGGAACAGGAGCGGATGATCGGCCAAGAGTAAGCGCGGCGGGGCTGTGGAGCGCTAGGGCGAGATTAACACGATTCTTTATTAGCTTTCCAACAGTCGGTCACACCATGCATCTGGGAGTCGTCGTGCCACGCGTCGAGGACCACAGCACAATCGACCTGGCCGTCGAAGCCGAAGACCACGGCTACGACTCGGTCTGGCTGAACGAACTGTGGGGTGCTAGCTCCGTCGTCGAACTCACGGACATCGCAACCCGGACCGACGACATCGAGATCGGCAGCGCGATACTCAACGTCTTCTCGCGGTCACCGGCCGTACTGGCGATGACAGCGACGACCCTCGACAGGGTTTCGGACGGGCGGGCAGTGCTGGGGCTGGGGACGAGTACAGCCCGGTCCATCGAGAACATGCACAGCATGGAGTTCGAGCGCCCGGTCCGTCGCGCCCACGAGACCATCGATATCATCAAACAGCTCATGACGAGCGACGAGCGGGTAACCTACGACGGCGAGGTGGTCTCGGTCAGGGGTGTTCCACCGCTGGACCGTGACGTGCCGGTGTACCACGCTGCCCTCGGGCCAGCGAACAGGCGAGTCGTCGCCCGAC encodes:
- a CDS encoding LLM class flavin-dependent oxidoreductase codes for the protein MHLGVVVPRVEDHSTIDLAVEAEDHGYDSVWLNELWGASSVVELTDIATRTDDIEIGSAILNVFSRSPAVLAMTATTLDRVSDGRAVLGLGTSTARSIENMHSMEFERPVRRAHETIDIIKQLMTSDERVTYDGEVVSVRGVPPLDRDVPVYHAALGPANRRVVARLADGWLPHMVPFSELEASFDYIAETARDADRDPSEITVAPYVPAVVHEDPDRATEELRQHIAYYVGSGEGYRRAVAETYPDRAERIADAWQAGDRGEATELVTDEMTADLGIVGTPEQAREKRDSIADRAVIDRLLLTVPQQVDGELARATIRALGPS